The DNA sequence GGCTGTTCCGTGGCCAAGGTTTCCGGCCGGGGCGCGGGCGCGGCCTTGCTCTGCACGCCCGGCAAGATCGGCCGCATTTTTAATCGGCTCTCCAAACTGCTGTCCGTGCCGGTGACCGGCAAAATCCGGCTGGGCTGGGATCACAAGTCACGTAACTTTCTCGAGGTCGCCAAAGTTCTCGAAGACAACGGCGCGGCCCTGATTGCCGTGCATGGCCGCACCAAGGCGCAGGCCTACACCGGTGCGGCCGACTGGGATGCCATCGCGGCGATCAAACAAGCCGTGAAGATTCCCGTCATCGGCAATGGCGATGTCAAATGCGTGGCTGACATCCAGCGCCTGCAACAGCACACCGGCTGCGAGGCGGTGATGATCGGCCGCGCTGCCATCGGCAATCCCTGGATCTTTGCACGCAAGGATCGCCACGAAGTCACCTTCAGCGAAAAAGCCGCACTCATTCGCCGCCACCTGGGCTTGATGCTCGAGTACTACGGCCGGGATTACGGCCTGGTTCTCTTTCGCAAACACGTGGTCAGGTATATCACCGAAATTCAAGGCGCCAGCAAGCTGCGCGCCGCCCTCGTCACCTGCACCGCGGCGGAAGATTTTATCGCCCTGCTGGCAGAGGCGGAAGCCGGCCAGCAGGAGCTGCGCGCGGCGTGAGATGCCGCATCCCAAGACAGCCCGCGTTTGTTTGAACTGCGCAAAATCACAATGCGGCTCTGCTGTCGGCAAACCAATGCAGACAGGGGGCTCAATGTCACCGGCTTTTTCAAACAAGTCCTGACAGGACGTTGCCCGCGTTCCTTGCCGGTGGCACCGGGGCACCTCCTGATAAAAACAGCCCGCCTGTATGTGCCACTCATTTTTTTGTAATGCGAACTAGTGCACTGTAAACGTGAATTCTGTAGTCCCCGTCCCTTGTGGGTGGCTGTTCAAAGATGAATTTTTGCTACTTCAGCAGCGTCCCCAAAGAGGCGGGGCTACAAAAATTAACGTAACAGGGCAGTAGTTGGGCCTCGTGTATTGGTGGCAGTTTTTGATACAATCTTCGAGGAGTCTGTCAATGCGGTAGCCGGCTTCAATCTGCCGGCCGTGATATAGAATCGGTGGCGATACTTCGCCATCCACTCGCAAACCGCACTCGCGCAGTTTTTAAGCAGAACACTGTTGGCAGGCCAACCCCGACGCGTGAAGCCAGCCATGCCACTCTCTTTGCTTTTTTGGCGCGCTTGGCGCGCTTGGCGGTTCAAAAAATCTTTGCGATTGTGATAGTTTTGCCAGGACAATACCACCGAACCCAAAAAGCTCGAGGATGATCAACGTGCAAAACAAACGGCGCTGTCCCTGGTGTGGCGATGACCCGCTTTATGTCGCCTATCATGATCAAGAATGGGGCGTGCCCGTGCATGACGATCGGCGGCTGTTCGAGATGTTGATTCTCGAAGGTGCGCAGGCGGGCTTGAACTGGCTCACGGTTCTGCGCAAGCGCGAGAACTACCGCAAGGCCTTCGCGAATTTCGATCCGGCGCGCGTGGCCCGGTTCGGCCCCCGGGAAATCGCCGCGCTGCTGCGGAATCCCGGCATTGTGCGCAACCGCCTGAAGATTCATGCGGCGGTGGCCAATGCCCAGGCCTTTCTGCTCGTGCAGAAGGAATTCGGCAGCTTCGACCGCTACATTTGGCAATTCGTGGGCGGCAAGCCGAAAAAGAACCGTTGGCGGGAACTGAAGGAGCTGCCCAGCCGCACGCCGGAATCCGAGACCATGAGCAAAGACCTGAAACGCCGCGGTTTTTCATTCGTGGGTGCGACGATTTGTTATGCTTTCATGCAGACAGTGGGCATGGTGAATGATCATGTGACAACTTGTTTTCGCTACCACGAGGTGTGACAG is a window from the candidate division KSB1 bacterium genome containing:
- a CDS encoding DNA-3-methyladenine glycosylase I → MQNKRRCPWCGDDPLYVAYHDQEWGVPVHDDRRLFEMLILEGAQAGLNWLTVLRKRENYRKAFANFDPARVARFGPREIAALLRNPGIVRNRLKIHAAVANAQAFLLVQKEFGSFDRYIWQFVGGKPKKNRWRELKELPSRTPESETMSKDLKRRGFSFVGATICYAFMQTVGMVNDHVTTCFRYHEV
- the dusB gene encoding tRNA dihydrouridine synthase DusB gives rise to the protein MQIVTAPARPPVFWVRHLPIYGDVVLAPMAGFSDLPYRMIAREFGSAMGYTEFVSVDGILQGNPKTLRLLDFHPSEYPMTFQVFGSDENKIVEACQRIEQLGPHLIDLNMGCSVAKVSGRGAGAALLCTPGKIGRIFNRLSKLLSVPVTGKIRLGWDHKSRNFLEVAKVLEDNGAALIAVHGRTKAQAYTGAADWDAIAAIKQAVKIPVIGNGDVKCVADIQRLQQHTGCEAVMIGRAAIGNPWIFARKDRHEVTFSEKAALIRRHLGLMLEYYGRDYGLVLFRKHVVRYITEIQGASKLRAALVTCTAAEDFIALLAEAEAGQQELRAA